Proteins co-encoded in one Megalops cyprinoides isolate fMegCyp1 chromosome 1, fMegCyp1.pri, whole genome shotgun sequence genomic window:
- the pld6 gene encoding mitochondrial cardiolipin hydrolase, whose protein sequence is MSVRQTLKMLGLSALAITISVEWLSWLFRRLWPERSPRGPLKEVLFFPTTTTCVEHLLNPNTRSTVSCPCPCPLPHGLETPFTRLLQHLLSASVSLDLCVFAFSSQELSRAVLLLQGRGVAVRVITDKDYMVITGSQIGTLRKAGICVRHEMGAVHMHHKFAVVDGRRLITGSLNWTLTAIQSNKENILVTEEPDLVRPFIREFQQLWDSNDPARRFPSTSPLTNELPHLRDRVSSV, encoded by the exons ATGTCTGTGAGACAGACACTCAAGATGCTTGGCCTCAGTGCCCTGGCCATCACCATAAGCGTGgagtggctgagctggctgttCCGCCGTCTGTGGCCAGAGCGCTCCCCCCGGGGGCCGCTGAAGGAAGTGCTCTTCTTTCCTACCACCACCACATGCGTGGAGCACCTCCTCAATCCTAACACAAGATCCACCgt CTcttgcccctgcccctgccccctcccgcATGGATTGGAGACCCCCTTCACTCGgctcctgcagcacctcctgTCGGCCTCAGTGTCCCTGGACCTGTGTGTCTTTGCCTTCTCCAGTCAGGAGCTGAGTCGGGCCGTGCTGCTTCTGCAGGGCAGAGGGGTGGCTGTGCGGGTCATCACTGATAAGGACTACATGGTCATCACCGGCTCCCAGATCGGCACGCTCCGCAAGGCAG GGATCTGTGTGAGACATGAAATGGGAGCCGTCCACATGCACCACAAGTTTGCGGTGGTGGACGGCCGGCGTCTCATCACGGGCTCCCTCAACTGGACCCTGACAGCTATCCAGAGCAACAAGGAGAACATCCTGGTGACCGAGGAGCCAGACCTGGTCCGTCCCTTCATTAGGGAGTTCCAGCAGCTGTGGGACTCCAATGATCCTGCACGGCGCTTCCCCAGCACCTCTCCTTTAACCAATGAACTGCCACACCTCAGAGACAGGGTGTCATCTGTCTAA
- the LOC118786912 gene encoding ras-related protein Rab-3D-like, which produces MASANDSRQQQQSQKDAADQNFDYMFKLLIIGNSSVGKTSFLFRYADDSFTSAFVSTVGIDFKVKTVYRNDKRVKLQIWDTAGQERYRTITTAYYRGAMGFLLMYDITNQDSFNAVQDWATQIKTYSWDNAQVILVGNKCDLEDDRLVPTEEGQRLADELGFQFFEASAKDNINVKQVFERLVDIICEKMNESMDGEPSPMANHRGPTLQDTPPESQGGCSC; this is translated from the exons ATGGCATCTGCAAATGACTCTCGCCAACAGCAGCAGTCCCAAAAGGATGCAGCGGACCAGAACTTTGACTACATGTTCAAGCTGCTGATCATTGGGAACAGCAGCGTGGGCAAAACCAGCTTCCTGTTCCGCTATGCCGATGACTCCTTCACCTCCGCCTTCGTCAGCACTGTTGGGATCGACTTCAAAGTCAAGACTGTCTACCGCAACGATAAGAGGGTCAAGCTGCAGATCTGG GACACAGCTGGGCAGGAGCGCTACAGGACCATCACCACAGCCTATTACAGAGGGGCCATGGGCTTCCTGCTCATGTATGACATCACCAACCAGGACTCTTTCAACGCTGTGCAGGACTG GGCAACCCAGATTAAGACATACTCATGGGACAATGCACAGGTGATCCTGGTGGGTAACAAGTGTGACCTGGAGGATGACAGGTTGGTGCCCACAGAAGAAGGCCAGAGGCTGGCAGATGAGTTAG GCTTCCAGTTCTTCGAAGCCAGTGCCAAGGACAACATCAATGTTAAGCAGGTGTTTGAGCGTCTGGTGGACATCATCTGTGAGAAGATGAATGAAAGCATGGATGGAGAGCCGAGCCCAATGGCCAATCACCGAGGTCCCACCCTGCAGGATACGCCCCCTGAGAGCCAGGGTGGCTGCTCTTGCTAG
- the elof1 gene encoding transcription elongation factor 1 homolog: MGRRKSKRKPPPKKKLTGNLDTQFTCPFCNHEKSCDVKMERSRNTGIISCTVCLEEFQTPITYLSEPVDVYSDWIDACEAANQ, from the exons ATGGGTCGGCGCAAATCGAAGCGGAAGCCGCCTCCTAAGAAGAAGTTGACTGGAAATTTGGACACCCAGTTCACCTGTCCATTTTGTAACCACGAGAAGTCGTGCGACGTAAAAAT GGAACGCAGTAGAAATACAGGAATAATATCCTGCACAGTTTGTTTGGAGGAATTCCAGACTCCCATAACCT ATCTTTCAGAACCTGTGGATGTTTATAGTGATTGGATAGATGCTTGTGAAGCAGCCAATCAGTAG